A DNA window from Streptococcus mutans contains the following coding sequences:
- the folE gene encoding GTP cyclohydrolase I FolE, with protein sequence MSDQKKIEEAVYQLLEALGEDPNREGLLDTPKRVAKMYQEMFAGLNEDPKDQFTAVFSEEHEDVVLVKDIPFYSMCEHHLVPFHGLAHVAYIPSDGCVTGLSKLARAVEVVSKRPQLQERLTVQIANALEEALKPKGVLVMIEAEHMCMTMRGIKKPGSKTVTRVVRGICQSDKETRQEIIAMIHHN encoded by the coding sequence ATGTCAGACCAAAAAAAGATTGAAGAAGCCGTTTATCAGTTGTTAGAAGCACTTGGTGAAGACCCTAATCGTGAGGGACTGTTGGATACGCCAAAGCGTGTTGCTAAGATGTATCAGGAAATGTTTGCAGGTCTTAATGAGGATCCTAAAGACCAGTTTACAGCTGTTTTTTCTGAAGAACATGAAGACGTTGTTTTAGTCAAGGATATCCCATTTTATTCTATGTGTGAGCATCATTTAGTCCCTTTTCACGGCTTAGCACATGTTGCCTATATTCCGAGTGACGGCTGCGTCACAGGACTTAGTAAATTAGCTCGTGCTGTTGAGGTGGTCAGCAAACGCCCGCAGCTGCAGGAGCGACTGACAGTTCAAATAGCTAATGCTCTTGAGGAAGCCTTAAAGCCTAAAGGTGTTCTTGTTATGATTGAAGCAGAGCACATGTGCATGACTATGAGAGGAATCAAAAAGCCTGGCAGCAAAACTGTAACCAGAGTTGTTAGAGGTATTTGCCAATCTGATAAAGAAACGCGTCAGGAAATTATAGCAATGATACATCATAACTAG
- the folP gene encoding dihydropteroate synthase — protein MKIGKYDVAGKAAIMGILNVTPDSFSDGGQYETIDQALKQVEAMLAAGAAIIDIGGESTRPGAAFVSAEDEIKRIVPIVEAISEKFNCLISIDTYKTETARVALAAGAHILNDVWSGLYDGQMFQLAAETGAPIILMHNQCEEVYGNVTEDVCQFLLERADLAQKTGVKKENIWLDPGFGFAKNVEQNMELLRGLAEVTKLGYPVLFGISRKRVVDSLLGGHTKPQERDMATAALSGYAISKGCKIVRVHNVAANKDIVKVSSQLA, from the coding sequence ATGAAAATTGGTAAATATGATGTAGCTGGTAAAGCAGCTATTATGGGGATTCTCAATGTAACCCCAGATTCATTTTCAGATGGCGGACAATACGAAACAATCGATCAGGCTCTAAAACAGGTTGAAGCCATGTTGGCAGCAGGAGCGGCTATCATTGATATCGGCGGAGAATCCACACGTCCCGGCGCAGCATTTGTTTCTGCTGAGGATGAAATTAAACGGATTGTTCCAATTGTTGAAGCTATTAGCGAAAAGTTTAACTGCCTGATTAGCATTGATACCTATAAGACTGAGACTGCTCGAGTAGCCCTTGCTGCGGGAGCGCACATCTTAAATGATGTGTGGTCTGGTCTTTATGATGGGCAAATGTTTCAATTAGCAGCTGAAACTGGAGCGCCTATTATTTTGATGCACAATCAGTGTGAAGAAGTTTATGGCAATGTGACAGAAGATGTTTGCCAATTCTTGCTGGAACGTGCTGATTTAGCCCAAAAAACAGGAGTTAAAAAAGAAAATATTTGGCTTGATCCTGGTTTTGGTTTCGCTAAAAATGTCGAACAAAACATGGAACTTCTACGAGGCTTAGCGGAGGTGACTAAGCTTGGTTATCCTGTTTTATTTGGTATTTCTAGAAAACGTGTTGTTGATAGTTTGTTAGGCGGTCATACCAAGCCGCAAGAGCGAGACATGGCGACAGCGGCTCTTTCTGGCTATGCCATTAGTAAGGGCTGCAAAATTGTTAGAGTACATAACGTGGCTGCCAACAAAGACATTGTAAAGGTCAGCAGCCAGTTAGCATGA
- the rplL gene encoding 50S ribosomal protein L7/L12: MALNIENIIAEIKEASILELNDLVKAIEEEFGVTAAAPVAAAGAAGGEEAAAKDSFDIELTAGGDKKVAVIKVVREITGEGLKEAKGLVDNAPSVLKEGVAAAEAEELKAKLEEAGATVTLK, from the coding sequence ATGGCATTGAACATTGAAAACATTATTGCTGAAATTAAAGAAGCTTCAATCCTTGAGCTTAACGATCTTGTAAAAGCGATTGAAGAAGAATTTGGTGTAACTGCAGCTGCTCCTGTAGCTGCGGCTGGTGCAGCTGGTGGAGAAGAAGCAGCTGCTAAAGATTCATTTGATATCGAATTGACTGCTGGTGGTGACAAGAAAGTTGCTGTTATCAAAGTTGTTCGTGAAATCACAGGCGAAGGTCTTAAAGAAGCTAAAGGTCTTGTTGATAACGCACCATCTGTACTTAAAGAAGGTGTTGCAGCAGCAGAAGCTGAAGAACTTAAAGCTAAACTTGAAGAAGCTGGAGCAACTGTTACTCTTAAATAA
- the folK gene encoding 2-amino-4-hydroxy-6-hydroxymethyldihydropteridine diphosphokinase, protein MTLVYLSLGSNIGERQTYLQRALEELAHLSHITLQAVSPIYETAAWGKTDQADFLNIVCQLETDLSPYDLLETCQKIEKHLNRVRHEHWGPRTIDIDILFYGNTIIKEDNLKIPHPYLQNRAFVLVPLNDIASELVHPVLKETVAVLLEKVDKSGVKIW, encoded by the coding sequence ATGACACTTGTTTATTTAAGTCTAGGCAGTAATATAGGAGAGCGGCAGACTTATTTGCAGAGAGCTTTAGAGGAACTGGCTCATCTCTCTCATATTACTTTACAGGCAGTGTCCCCTATCTATGAAACAGCGGCCTGGGGAAAGACAGATCAAGCTGATTTTTTAAATATTGTTTGTCAACTCGAAACTGATTTATCACCATACGATTTACTAGAGACTTGTCAAAAAATTGAAAAACATTTAAATCGTGTCCGTCATGAACATTGGGGTCCCAGAACAATTGATATTGATATCTTATTTTATGGAAATACTATTATTAAAGAGGATAACCTCAAAATCCCCCATCCCTATTTGCAGAATCGTGCTTTTGTTTTGGTTCCTCTTAATGATATTGCCAGTGAATTAGTTCATCCGGTTTTAAAGGAAACGGTAGCTGTTCTGCTGGAAAAAGTGGACAAATCAGGAGTTAAAATCTGGTAG
- the rplJ gene encoding 50S ribosomal protein L10 — protein sequence MSEASIAKKAELVDAVAEKMKAAVSIVVVDSRGLTVEQDTVLRRNLRESAVEFKVIKNSILRRAAEKAGLEGFDDIFTGPSAVAFSNEDVVAPAKIINDFAKDAEALEIKGGAIEGAVSTKEEIQALAALPNREGLLSMLLSVLQAPVRNVAYAVKAVAESKDEDAA from the coding sequence ATGAGTGAAGCAAGTATTGCTAAAAAAGCAGAATTAGTTGATGCTGTTGCTGAGAAAATGAAAGCAGCTGTAAGTATCGTCGTTGTTGATTCACGTGGTCTTACTGTTGAACAAGATACTGTTCTTCGTCGTAACTTGCGTGAAAGTGCTGTTGAATTCAAAGTTATCAAGAATTCAATCTTACGTCGTGCTGCTGAAAAAGCTGGTCTTGAAGGATTTGATGATATCTTTACTGGACCATCAGCTGTTGCATTTTCAAATGAAGATGTTGTGGCACCAGCTAAAATTATTAACGATTTTGCTAAAGATGCTGAAGCACTTGAAATCAAAGGCGGTGCAATCGAAGGTGCTGTTTCTACAAAAGAAGAAATTCAAGCTCTCGCAGCACTTCCAAACAGAGAAGGACTTCTTTCTATGCTCTTGTCTGTACTTCAAGCGCCAGTCCGCAACGTTGCATATGCTGTCAAAGCTGTTGCAGAAAGCAAAGACGAAGACGCCGCTTAA
- a CDS encoding polysaccharide deacetylase family protein: MTKKKHQKKSLTGLNAILIFACALILGFLLFVVTYQKKTATKNRTTTTTVTSIAKSSHQKKEKTNSKWTKQDQPVKIPILMYHAIHNMAPEEAGNANLIVAPDIFESHIKRLSDEGYYFLTPEEAYKALTQNSLPAKKVIWLTFDDSLIDFYNIAFPILKKYKAKATNNVITSFTQEGRAGNLTLKQMKEMKKEGMSFQSHTLTHPDLSASDQETQAAELKQSKDYLDKELDQTTTAIAYPAGRYNDTTLNLANQYKLGVTTNEGLASANDGLLSLNRIRILPDTSADVLINTISPAIQ; encoded by the coding sequence ATGACTAAGAAAAAACATCAAAAGAAATCATTAACAGGCCTTAATGCCATTTTAATTTTTGCCTGTGCTTTAATATTAGGTTTTCTCCTTTTTGTAGTAACCTACCAAAAAAAGACAGCAACTAAAAATAGAACTACAACTACTACTGTAACCAGCATTGCTAAAAGCAGCCATCAGAAAAAAGAAAAAACAAACAGCAAATGGACCAAACAAGATCAGCCAGTTAAAATCCCTATTTTAATGTATCACGCTATCCATAATATGGCTCCAGAGGAAGCAGGAAATGCCAATCTCATTGTTGCTCCCGATATTTTTGAAAGTCATATTAAACGTTTGAGCGACGAGGGTTACTACTTTTTAACTCCAGAAGAAGCTTACAAAGCTCTTACTCAAAACAGTCTGCCTGCTAAAAAAGTGATTTGGCTGACTTTTGATGACAGTCTTATTGACTTTTATAATATTGCCTTCCCTATCTTAAAAAAATATAAAGCCAAGGCCACCAATAATGTTATCACCAGTTTCACTCAGGAGGGAAGAGCTGGAAACCTAACGTTAAAGCAAATGAAAGAAATGAAAAAGGAAGGAATGTCTTTCCAATCTCATACTCTAACCCATCCTGATTTATCTGCTTCAGATCAAGAAACGCAGGCTGCGGAGCTAAAGCAATCTAAGGATTATCTCGATAAAGAATTAGATCAAACCACAACAGCAATAGCTTATCCAGCGGGACGTTACAATGATACAACGCTTAATTTAGCTAATCAATATAAGTTGGGAGTGACAACTAACGAAGGCCTAGCTAGTGCTAACGATGGACTTCTCTCCTTAAATCGTATCCGCATCCTACCAGATACAAGTGCAGATGTTTTAATAAATACTATCTCTCCTGCCATTCAGTAA
- a CDS encoding homoserine dehydrogenase, with protein MSIKIGLLGFGTVASGIPFLLKENKDKIIAASGTKLEIAKVLVKDDDEKKRLLAAGNDFNFVTNVDDILSDDDIAIVVELMGRIEPAKTFITKALEAGKHVVSANKDLIATHGKELIRLAQDKGVAFYYEAAVAGGIPILRTLANSLTSDKVTRILGVLNGTSNFMMTKMVDEGWTYEAALKKAQELGYAESDPTNDVEGIDAAYKAVILSQFGFGMTIDFDQVVHQGISSITPDDVAMAQQLGYVIKLVGSVEETPSGIFAEVSPTFLPKSHPLASVNDVMNAVFVESIGIGESMYYGPGAGQKPTATSVVADVIRIARRIKDGNVGKCFNEFIRETKIAHPDDVKSHYYFAINTADEKGKMLRLAEIFNSEDISFEQVLQQKANGEQARVVIITHSLSKSQLVNVTEKLQAVADFKLLNTFKVLGE; from the coding sequence ATGTCTATAAAAATTGGTTTGCTTGGGTTTGGTACAGTAGCGAGCGGAATACCGTTTTTATTGAAGGAAAACAAGGATAAAATTATAGCTGCTTCAGGGACTAAACTTGAAATTGCTAAAGTTTTGGTTAAAGACGACGATGAGAAAAAACGTCTTTTGGCAGCGGGCAATGATTTTAACTTTGTAACGAATGTTGATGATATTTTGTCCGATGACGATATTGCTATTGTTGTGGAATTGATGGGACGCATTGAACCAGCTAAGACTTTTATCACCAAGGCGCTTGAAGCTGGTAAGCATGTTGTTTCAGCTAATAAAGACTTAATTGCAACGCATGGTAAAGAACTCATCAGACTTGCTCAAGATAAAGGTGTAGCTTTTTATTATGAGGCTGCTGTTGCTGGTGGTATTCCGATTTTACGCACTTTAGCCAATTCATTGACTTCTGATAAGGTCACTCGTATTCTTGGAGTATTAAACGGAACCTCTAATTTTATGATGACCAAAATGGTCGATGAAGGCTGGACCTATGAAGCGGCTCTCAAAAAAGCTCAGGAATTAGGTTATGCCGAAAGCGATCCGACCAATGATGTTGAAGGAATTGATGCAGCTTATAAGGCTGTTATTCTCAGCCAATTTGGTTTTGGCATGACAATTGATTTTGATCAAGTAGTGCATCAAGGTATTTCAAGCATTACTCCTGATGATGTCGCTATGGCACAGCAACTAGGTTATGTTATCAAGCTGGTTGGTTCAGTTGAGGAAACACCTTCTGGTATTTTTGCAGAAGTGTCACCTACATTCCTTCCAAAATCTCATCCGCTTGCCAGTGTTAATGATGTGATGAATGCAGTCTTTGTGGAATCAATTGGTATTGGTGAGTCTATGTACTATGGACCGGGTGCCGGTCAAAAGCCAACAGCAACCTCTGTTGTAGCTGATGTGATTCGCATCGCTCGTCGCATCAAAGACGGTAATGTCGGTAAATGCTTCAATGAATTTATCCGTGAAACAAAAATTGCGCATCCTGATGATGTTAAAAGTCATTATTATTTTGCTATTAATACAGCAGATGAAAAAGGTAAAATGCTGCGCTTGGCGGAAATTTTCAATTCAGAAGATATCTCTTTTGAACAAGTTTTACAGCAAAAAGCTAATGGTGAACAAGCGCGTGTGGTGATAATTACGCATTCATTGAGTAAAAGCCAGTTAGTAAATGTCACTGAGAAATTACAAGCTGTGGCAGACTTTAAATTGCTCAACACTTTCAAAGTATTAGGGGAATAA
- a CDS encoding bifunctional folylpolyglutamate synthase/dihydrofolate synthase, which produces MNYQEALTWIQDSLKFGIKPGLERMTWMLEKLGNPQRHICGIHVVGTNGKGSTVNDLQTIFSEAGYRVGTFISPYIIDFRERISINGRMISERDLVHLVQLAKPVVERLPLETDLEAATEFEIITLLMFLYFGKVHPVDLVIIEAGMGGLYDSTNVFKAQAVICTSIGLDHQAVLGETYSDIAQQKVGVLKEGVPFIFAEKRPDVKAVFYQKAKETQSPIYELGQTFYLVDKGERFDFICGDKKISDIRLAMQGNHQRANAALAIMATLLLQEHFPKVTDTVIQKSLVHNYWIGRTEFIKDNLMIDGAHNNESVAALVELLKEQYADKKIHILFAAINTKPIDSMLKQLNQFTDLTVTTFSYPDALPLKDYPQIYKQVSNFKLWLKRLSKAQRDDFYVITGSLYFISQVRKVLLKNEEIGYNRLY; this is translated from the coding sequence ATGAATTATCAAGAAGCATTGACTTGGATACAGGATAGTTTAAAGTTTGGGATTAAACCGGGCTTGGAACGTATGACTTGGATGCTAGAAAAATTGGGCAATCCCCAACGGCATATTTGCGGCATCCATGTTGTCGGTACTAATGGTAAAGGATCCACTGTTAATGATTTACAAACTATTTTTAGTGAAGCAGGTTATCGGGTTGGGACTTTTATTTCACCTTATATTATTGATTTTAGAGAGCGAATCTCAATTAATGGTCGAATGATCAGTGAAAGGGATCTTGTTCATTTAGTTCAATTAGCCAAACCTGTGGTTGAACGTCTGCCTCTTGAGACTGATTTGGAAGCAGCGACAGAATTTGAAATTATCACGCTTTTAATGTTTCTTTATTTCGGGAAAGTGCATCCGGTTGATTTGGTTATTATTGAGGCAGGAATGGGCGGACTCTACGACTCAACCAATGTTTTTAAGGCGCAAGCCGTTATTTGTACCTCCATTGGACTGGACCATCAGGCCGTTTTGGGAGAGACTTATTCTGATATTGCTCAGCAAAAGGTCGGTGTTTTAAAAGAAGGAGTCCCTTTTATTTTTGCTGAAAAACGTCCTGATGTTAAAGCTGTTTTTTACCAAAAGGCCAAAGAAACTCAGAGCCCTATTTATGAGTTAGGGCAAACTTTTTATCTTGTAGATAAGGGTGAGAGGTTTGATTTTATTTGCGGTGATAAAAAGATTTCTGATATTAGATTGGCCATGCAAGGAAACCATCAAAGAGCTAATGCTGCTTTGGCTATTATGGCTACCCTTTTATTGCAAGAGCATTTTCCTAAGGTAACTGATACTGTTATTCAAAAAAGTCTGGTTCATAACTACTGGATAGGAAGGACAGAGTTTATCAAAGACAATCTTATGATTGATGGTGCTCATAATAATGAAAGTGTTGCCGCCTTAGTGGAACTTTTAAAAGAGCAGTATGCTGATAAAAAGATTCATATTCTTTTTGCAGCCATTAATACCAAACCAATTGACAGCATGTTAAAGCAATTAAATCAATTCACTGATTTGACTGTGACAACCTTTTCTTATCCTGATGCCCTTCCTTTGAAAGATTATCCACAGATTTACAAACAAGTCAGTAACTTTAAGCTTTGGCTCAAAAGATTAAGCAAGGCTCAAAGAGATGACTTTTATGTCATTACAGGATCGCTCTATTTTATTTCACAAGTCAGAAAAGTTCTTTTGAAAAATGAAGAAATAGGCTATAATAGATTGTATTAA
- a CDS encoding acyl-CoA dehydrogenase family protein: protein MAYFSGEFIDWLDTHADQIDQKSGGAADQLLEKVAAEGVFGLAVPEKSGGKGGSQTEVIGFLSELAQHSLTASFISWGHRTFIENILASSNDYARKTWLPDLLTGKLAAGTALSNATKFLSKIEELNVTIIEQEGQYYLKGRLPWVTNLRSDNFVTIFAASFEDENKKPLILTVPSTAAHLSRSDDLEFVSLQGSNTAALTFNRVPLDNNWILSDDAEDFLAQTRPEFLGYQFGLAFGLAERSLKEVAQNLNSNRSVLRTEYDNVLKDLNTIKSDLFEGLGDRTYFIRNPRQLFQLRIDIVDIVANSLLLELQASGGRGYFKHSTSSFIRRWNEGAFLPIVSPSAVQLRHILETV, encoded by the coding sequence ATGGCTTATTTTTCGGGAGAATTTATTGATTGGTTAGATACTCATGCTGATCAGATTGACCAAAAGTCTGGCGGAGCAGCTGACCAACTATTAGAAAAAGTAGCAGCGGAAGGTGTCTTTGGTCTTGCTGTTCCAGAGAAATCTGGGGGTAAGGGTGGTTCTCAAACAGAGGTTATTGGATTTTTGTCAGAATTAGCGCAGCATTCTTTAACGGCTTCCTTTATCTCATGGGGACATCGAACCTTTATCGAAAATATTCTTGCAAGCAGTAACGACTATGCTAGAAAGACTTGGCTGCCTGATTTGTTAACAGGGAAATTAGCAGCCGGGACAGCTCTGTCAAATGCGACAAAATTCTTATCTAAAATTGAAGAATTGAATGTTACTATCATTGAGCAAGAGGGACAGTATTACCTTAAAGGCAGATTACCTTGGGTGACTAATTTGCGTTCTGATAATTTCGTTACTATTTTTGCGGCTTCTTTTGAAGACGAAAATAAAAAACCTTTAATTTTGACAGTGCCATCAACAGCAGCACACCTATCACGCTCTGATGATTTAGAATTTGTTTCTTTGCAGGGTTCTAACACAGCAGCTCTCACATTTAATCGCGTTCCTTTGGATAATAACTGGATTTTATCAGATGATGCTGAAGACTTCTTGGCTCAGACGCGTCCGGAATTTCTAGGTTACCAATTTGGTCTTGCTTTTGGTTTAGCGGAGCGTTCCTTAAAAGAAGTTGCGCAAAATCTTAACAGCAATCGTTCAGTTCTGAGAACAGAATATGATAATGTTTTGAAAGATCTCAATACCATTAAGAGTGACTTGTTTGAAGGTCTAGGTGATCGTACCTACTTCATTAGAAATCCGCGGCAGCTTTTTCAGTTACGCATTGATATCGTAGATATTGTAGCCAATAGTTTGCTGCTGGAATTGCAGGCAAGCGGCGGTCGCGGGTATTTTAAACATTCAACATCAAGTTTTATTCGCCGTTGGAATGAAGGGGCTTTTCTGCCGATAGTTTCCCCAAGTGCAGTTCAGCTTCGACATATTTTGGAAACTGTTTAG
- the folB gene encoding dihydroneopterin aldolase — MDKIILKGCRFYAYHGVFSEEKTLGQIFTVDLELSLDLKAASKTDKLEDTVNYGQVFSVLKSRIENSQYTLIERLAGVICEDIFEQFSPVRAIKICITKENPPIAGHYDRVGIELKRERS, encoded by the coding sequence ATGGATAAGATTATTTTAAAGGGTTGTCGTTTTTATGCTTATCATGGTGTTTTTTCTGAAGAAAAGACCTTGGGGCAGATTTTTACGGTTGACTTAGAACTCTCACTTGATTTAAAGGCAGCTTCAAAAACAGATAAATTGGAAGACACGGTGAATTACGGTCAAGTTTTTTCAGTACTTAAGAGTCGTATTGAAAACAGTCAATATACTCTGATCGAAAGATTGGCAGGGGTCATTTGTGAAGATATTTTTGAACAATTTTCACCAGTGAGGGCTATCAAAATTTGTATTACTAAAGAAAATCCGCCCATTGCTGGTCATTATGATAGGGTTGGTATTGAATTGAAACGAGAGCGCTCATGA
- the thrB gene encoding homoserine kinase: MKITVPATSANIGPGFDSVGVALSKYLSIEVLEEAASWHISHDLGDIPSDEHNLLLVTALKVAPDLRPHRLRMVSDIPLARGLGSSSSVIVAGIELANQLADLNLTDSEKLDIATEIEGHPDNVAPALFGNLVISSYINQKVNYVVADFPKSSFIAFIPNYELKTSDSRDVLPTDLTYKEAVAASSIANVAVAGLLTGDLKTAGEAIMNDRFHERFRQSLVREFAQIKEIGKRNGAYASYLSGAGPTVIVLTDQDKADQIKADIDALELSGSTHLLRIDAKGVRVEKN, translated from the coding sequence ATGAAAATTACAGTACCTGCAACATCAGCTAATATTGGACCCGGCTTTGACTCTGTCGGCGTTGCTCTTTCCAAATATCTTTCTATTGAAGTTTTAGAAGAAGCTGCTTCTTGGCATATTAGTCATGATTTGGGTGATATTCCAAGTGATGAGCATAATTTGTTGCTTGTAACAGCTTTAAAAGTGGCACCAGATCTCAGACCTCATCGCTTACGTATGGTTAGTGATATTCCTCTGGCAAGAGGATTAGGATCGTCAAGCTCTGTTATTGTTGCAGGTATTGAATTGGCTAATCAATTAGCAGATCTGAATTTGACAGACAGTGAAAAGTTAGACATTGCAACGGAAATTGAAGGACATCCAGACAATGTGGCACCGGCTTTATTTGGAAACCTCGTGATTTCCAGTTATATCAATCAAAAAGTTAATTATGTTGTTGCTGATTTTCCCAAAAGCTCTTTTATTGCTTTTATCCCTAATTATGAGTTAAAGACCAGTGACAGCCGTGATGTTTTACCAACAGATTTAACATATAAGGAAGCGGTGGCTGCTAGCTCAATTGCTAATGTTGCTGTTGCCGGTCTTTTGACTGGTGATTTAAAGACAGCGGGTGAAGCTATTATGAATGACCGCTTTCATGAACGTTTTCGTCAATCCTTGGTAAGGGAATTTGCACAAATTAAGGAGATCGGTAAGCGAAACGGTGCTTATGCCAGCTACCTTTCTGGTGCAGGGCCGACGGTTATTGTCTTAACGGATCAAGATAAGGCTGATCAAATCAAGGCGGACATTGATGCTTTAGAGCTAAGTGGTAGTACTCATTTGCTTCGTATTGATGCTAAGGGTGTAAGGGTTGAGAAAAATTAA
- a CDS encoding carboxymuconolactone decarboxylase family protein: MSKFTIHTIETAPERVKETLRTVKKDNGGYIPNLIGLLANAPTALETYRTVGEINRRNSLTPTEREVVQITAAVTNGCAFCVAGHTAFSIKQIQMAPDLLEALRNATPIDDDPKLDTLAKFTIAVINTKGRVGDEAFADFLEVGYTPENALDVVLGVSLASLCNYANNMADTPINPELQQYVK; encoded by the coding sequence ATGTCTAAATTTACTATACATACAATTGAAACTGCACCCGAGAGAGTTAAAGAAACGTTGCGGACAGTTAAAAAGGACAATGGCGGCTATATACCTAATCTTATTGGCCTTTTGGCTAATGCCCCAACGGCTCTTGAGACTTATCGGACAGTAGGAGAAATTAATCGTCGTAATTCATTAACACCAACGGAGCGCGAAGTTGTTCAGATTACAGCTGCTGTAACCAATGGCTGTGCTTTTTGTGTAGCAGGTCATACAGCCTTTTCGATTAAGCAAATTCAAATGGCACCAGATTTATTAGAGGCCTTGCGCAATGCAACTCCGATCGATGATGATCCTAAGTTGGATACCTTGGCAAAATTTACTATTGCTGTTATTAACACCAAGGGACGTGTCGGAGATGAAGCTTTTGCTGATTTCTTGGAAGTTGGTTATACACCTGAGAATGCGCTTGATGTGGTTTTGGGTGTTAGTTTAGCCTCGCTTTGCAATTATGCCAATAATATGGCAGACACACCAATTAACCCAGAGTTACAGCAGTATGTGAAATAG